Part of the Siniperca chuatsi isolate FFG_IHB_CAS linkage group LG6, ASM2008510v1, whole genome shotgun sequence genome, CGATATCAAGCAGCACATTTTTCACTGCAGATTCTACAAGTAGACACTGTGACACAAATCTGTCATATGCAATACTTTTCTGactcaacaataaaaacatgtcttAGCAATAAGGAGTATCCTCTGCATTGTCAAATCCGATGACTTGAGGTTTGACACATTTTGTTCCAGATTCAGAACCTGACTCTTTAATcctcctgcttcttcttcttgcccTGTGGTGAGGTATTGTTGGTTTGAGAGAAGTGCTCAGACATGGCAGCAAGCGCCCGGTAGCGGTGAGAGATAGAATTCTTCACTTGTTTGGGCAGTTCAGCATAGCTGCAGATGAGAGGGAAGTATTTAATAGTCagcatgcatgtttgtttttatgcataGCTCAGTAGTGATAAGTAATGTCTAATGCACAGCATAAGGTGAAAGGGATCATCACAAGGATGAATTTTGTTGTATGAACTAATCCGCAACTCATTTCCAAACTGAAAGTTAAGTGTGTTAACATCTGGCTCCCCCTTGTGGTATGAACAAGAAATTTCAAGCAGTCCTTGCTTACGTTTTGTCATATCCGTCTGGCTGGAAACAGGGATCCCATCCAAAGTCTCGAGGTCCCCTGGGTTCCACAATGAGTCCCTGAAAATAGCAAGATATAAGAgtgaatagaaaataaaaaacacacacacacatagcaagCACACCGAAGAAGTTTGAGAGAGATTCTGACCTCTGTTTTCCCTCTGAAGAGCTGTACTGGTTCATCTTTCCcagcagagaaagcaaaagTGCAGAGAGCCCAcgctgatttatcttcaaacccAGCTAGGAGTTTGTACAAGCCTACAACAGAACATTTAACAAGGGTTAGAGATGCTGGACAGCTCACATCACCTTTTCTATCCAGCTCTAAATATCTCAGCAGTGTTTCATCTATTACCATACTTACCCTCTGGCTTGAGTTTATCCAGGAACCATTTTCTACAAAAAGTAGAAACGTTTAGTTGTAATTATGACTGTTCATTACTGctattaaagattaaaaatggGATGTGACAGTTATGATACTAACATGTAAGGACCAGGCAGGCCTCCCAAAGCCTTGAAACACAGACAGGTGTCCTCCACTATGACTGGCCCATCAATctgaagatgaaaaacaaacaatacatcAATCATTCAACAGACATGTAAGAATATTTACTTACATGACTGTAGCTATAGTTACTGTACCTGCCGTGCTGCCTCCTTACACTTCTGTATGGAAATCTCATCTGGCTCTCCTTGGTATTCAGgcactgaataaataaataaatacttggGGGAGCAATgattacataaaaatatatgttcTACTGGTGGTCTCTCTTTTCATACTTACAGTCAATCTTTTTTGACACTAGTTTGTAGGGAAACTTGTCTCCCAGGATCTGAATGACCTGATGGATGTGACCAAACATAGAGTAAAGCATAAATCTAGcaggattgattttttttgtcaaatgaaaCAAGATAGTTCTGGAATAAATTACAGCTCGTGCTCACTGCCTATATTTAGCAAGCATAGCCTGGAACAGCATAAAGGCAATAAGTGTACAAGTACCCTGTCTGAAACGGTTTAGACAGGCCAGCATACCATCAGTCTCAGGCATGAAATGTTTGACTCTTACTTCTTCGAGTTTTTTTGCGTTTCCAGTCACGAAGACCACAGACCTTCCTGCAGGCACAGCCATGATGAATGACACCCGCCGGAATACTAACAATATCGGACCGAACACTTCCGGCTCAACAACGGTCAATAAAATCAGCTCTGAGAGCCTCAGCGAATCACTGGGCAGTGTGTAGCTCCGCCTTACAAACACCCTCCAATCAGCGAGCGGTCCTGCCAGCAATGTCGTCCGGCTTGACAAGTCAGTGCAAGTTGCCATGTGGGGAAGTGGCTGTAAACAGACTCTGTCACGGTAAGCTGAAACGTTTTTGGCTCTTGTAACCACTGCAGCCGAGAATGAGTCTTTTACCTCGCACTGCCGAGGAGTTCAGCTCCGCAGAATACTGGGAGAGGTTTTTTAAGAAGCGCGGAGAGAAGGCTTTCGAGTGGTATGGAGATTACAACAAACTCTGCGGCGTGCTGCATAAATACATCAAAGTCCAAGATAAGGTGAGATGACTTGTTGAGAAGTGTCACATAAATGAAGTggagtataaaatggaaatactcaagtacaagtacctcaaaactgtacctACAGTACTTAGTGCTTAGTtcctttccaccactgccaatgactataactgattaattaacagtgttttgtatttctgtcctTCAGGTGTTGGTGCTCGGTTGTGGTAACTCTGAGCTGAGTGAACAGCTGTATGATGTTGGCTACAAACATCTAACTAATATTGACATCAGTGAGACAGTGGTGATCCATATGAACCAGCGAAATGCTGAGCGCCGGCCAGGCCTGACCTTCCAGCAGGTGGATGCTACACAAACTCCATATGAGGATGCCAGCTACCAGGCTGCTCTGGACAAGGGCACGCTGGATGCCATGGCATCAGAAAAAGAAGGAGCACTGGCCAGGAACATGCTCACTGAGGTGAGAAACCAATGGGTCAGGGTGTGCACGGACCATATGCTTTTTCCTCAATCGGTAGACTCATCAACATATGTCTCTGCATTCGTCACAGCAGTTTTCTTGTGTCTGCAGGTGGGCCGTGTGCTAAGTGTCGGCGGCCGGTATGTCTGTGTGACGTTGGCTCAGGAGAGTGTGATCAAGTTGGCTGTGGAGCAGTTTGTTCAGCTGGGGTGGGCGGTGAGGCTCCACTGCCTGCAGGAGGAAAGTGGGAACGAAGAGGACTCCTTTGCTCTGCCTGTCTTTGTTCTGGTCTGCACCAAGTTTCGTCAGCCTATGCCCACGCCTATTCTGGAAATGTGTCTTGGGGAAGATGGAGCCCCTACTCGTCTCACACAGGTAGCAGAGTTGCTGTCGGCTGTGAGGGAGCGTCAGGCTTACTCTGTCTTGAAAAAGAGGCTCCGTACAGGCACAGATGCCACCTCGAACgtctccctcactctctgccACGCCAAGACTGGCCTTCCCAGATACACTCTCACTGTACAAGATTGTCCCCCAGGTGCCAAGGTGCCAAGATCAAACCAGTTTGCTATTTTTATTGGTGAGCTGTCCTTTTATCAGTCATGTTTCTGCCTTCCTATGTAAGTCACACTGGTtgtattttgttcttctttgatttatttttttccctttgcttGTCCTGTCAGTGCCTCAAGGCAGTGAGACAGCTTGGCTCTACAGCTCCGGTGAGGGGCGAAGGCAGTTGGCAGCCAGTGCTAACTTTCGGCGCCTGGTTATTGTGGCAATGCACAGGAATCAGGAGTACACAGACATGCAGGCTGTCCAGTCCGAACTCTCACCAATGGTGATGGACCTGGCTCCACCAGGTATGCCAGCCAACCAGCAGGTAAGCCCACACAAATATTCCTTTTTAGAAATGCTCTTTtgtgcaataaaacattttatgtcaCAAAAAAGTGCATCAgtgtattaatgtattaattattaattaatttgagcTCTCTGTCCCCAATCAGGTGCCGTTTCTGTCAGTTGGAGGTGACCTGGGTTGGCGAGAGGAGGTCAGCAGGGGTGTGAGTGAGCTGAGCGGCGAGTACTGTGTGGAGAATGTGAAAGGAGAAGACGGAGAAGTGTATCGAAGACTTGTTTTCCTGTCTAATGCTGCCCTCGTCCAATCAGAGAGCCGTCTTGTCCCTTCAAATATTGGTCAGTTCTTTTTCCTTGTTGACTGTAATTTCTtatgctctctttttctttatgataaataatatattaagcAATACCAACAGTGCACATACATGTTAAATTAGATGAACAGGCACCTATCAaacaaatatcaacaaaaaaagaaaattaaacagaaaaaaactataaaaggggaaacaatgaaacaaacaataaaaggtACAAATATTACAatagttttatatacagtataaagtattaTCATAGTTTAGTAGATGTAGATttgtgaaatgaatgaatatttatgcCCCTGCAGCATCAAgtcacaagaagaaaaacaaaaagaaggtcAAGCCAGCAGCTGCTCCAACAACATCCTCAGCCTCTCTGTCAGTAGACAGTGGCTTCCTCTGCTGCGCTCACCATGAAGTCATGGTGGCTGGCCTTGCCATGCTTGGGGTGGGCACACCACAGAACAAAGGTCAGTACACACCTGTTCCAGCGTCTTGCATAAAATATCACACTTGATTGAGCTTTACCTGTGACTTTCTCATCCCCTCTATCTTCCTTCTTAGATGTCCCAGTGTCAGTGCTCCTGGTGGGGCTTGGTGGAGGAGGCCTGCCTCAGTTTCTACGGGACTTTGTGCCCGATGTTACTGTGGAGGTTGTAGAACTAGACCCTGTTGTGATGGAAGTGGCGAAGGAATGGTTCGGGTTCCGACCAGATGATCGTTTGACTGTCACTCTTGGGGACGGCCTTGAACGCATCTGTGCCCTGGAGAAAGAAGGTTAGTGAAGGAAGAGTCGAAGAGAGGGCAGTAAGGCTACACCAGTGAATATATTAACAGTACCAGGAAGTGACAATGGcaattttctttcctctgtagGTGGTCGTTTGTTTGATGTCATCATGTTCGATGTCGACAATAAAGATAGTACTGTGGGTATGAgctgtcctcctgctgccttTGTAGAAACCTCCATCCTGCAGAAAGTCTGCAGCCTTCTAACCCCCAGAGGTACagtatttttaacaatttatttcTCTCCATCCAACACTGTTAATAAACAACTTACTGTTTAATGGTCTCATTACACggttaaaatatttaatcataGTTGTGTGTTTCATCTACATGaaatcctctctcctctttctatctctccctGCCACTGGACCAGGTGTATTCGTACTGAACCTTGTGTGTCGTGACTCACTCTTGAGGAAAAGCGTGTTGGAGCGTGTGAGCGGCGTGTTTCCCACCATCCTCTCTAGAAAGATTGAAGGGGAGGTCAACGAAGTCCTTCTGTGCTCTTGTGGAGAAGATGAGACGTCGGACGCTGCTCTCATCCTTCCGTCCCTGAACCAAGCAGCCAAGAGTCTGCAGAGCGTGCTGTACTCTAACAGGactggaaacagcagcagcccTCATATAGACATTGTAGAGCTGTTAAAAGACCTTAAAGTAGAgtaaagtttgtttgtgtgtgtgtgtgtgtggggatttatgtgttgagtgtgtgttatgtgtttattgtttgagACAGTATGGTGAAATATGAGAGTAAGTGTTTTGACTTTCCCTTGCAATGCTATGTAATGAAAAGTATTATGATGTATAACATATACAATCACAAGTAAAGAACATTTTATCTTTACATCTTAATGTGGTGGAAATTAATTCCCTGTGCTGTTAGATATTTGAACGTGGGTTACTGTTAACTGCATTATTTCACCATTTAAATGTAGCCTTCAGTTTCTATTTGACTTGCTTCGGGTTTCCAGTGTACTACACGGTGCACACTCCCTCATTGCCAAAGAATGCAGCAGTGTTATTTACAGTAGATGAATCTTGTTGCAGTATTTGTAGGGCTGCAGCGGAGCCCTACCCAGTGTGGGTAGGTTTCAAATAGCTGGCGGTTAGAGGAGTGAATGCTTGCTTGGTGTGTGATATGTCAGGGTACTTTCATAATGGGTCGCGAAGTTTGTCTATCTTTTCCATAAGGGGGTTGCCGAGTTAATGTGCTGATTACCGCGCATGCGCACAAAACTTGATTCCGTTAGCTGtcagaggaggaggttttcctCTTGTCCATGGACCAGACTCAGCGCAGCGACCAGCGGCTAGCTTCTTAAATGTATTCAGAGtgtaaggaaaacaaaacactacGAACTTTTGGTGTTTTAAAACAACAAGAATGTCTATAGCGAGCTGTTTTCGAAGACTTGAGGTTTGTGAGAACTTGGACACTATAGTCTTTACCAGGCGCACTAACGGTAACGTAAGTTACTAACGGCTGTTAAAGTGGCGGACCTTTAAAAGGTGGCACCGTCCTTCAAGAAGagtaattatttttagtttttgtacatATCCGTAATGAAAATAGTATAACTGTAAGTAACCATGAACTATGGTATCTACTCTATCGACTAATGTAGCCTAGAGCCGGAGTAGCACAGGATTTAAAGGAGCTGGACAGGTAGCCCGGTTGCTCCGTTGCGATGGGCAACCGCGGGATGGAGGATCTGATCCCGCTGGTCAACCGCCTACAAAATGCCCTGGGCAGCGTGGGACAGAGCTGCAGCCTCCACCTGCCGCAGATCGCTGTGGTGGGCGGCCAGAGCTCAGGCAAGAGCTCCGTCCTGGAAAACTTTGTGGGCAGGTAAGCCCCTCACAGTGAACTGTGAATGTACTGTAGCCTACAGCAGTGGACATTATCAACTTACACAGTCCCTTTTAACTGCACTTACTCTAGGTGGAtaagatttatatatatatatatatatatatatatatatatatatatatatatatatatatatatatatatatatataataaagcaCACCTTATCTAGGGGTTATAGATGGTTAGTAATgtcttattaatattaataaataatttagcGATGAGAACAGCTTGGTTTTCCAGGTTGGAAATAATCCCTTTGACTGttacctgtcctggaccacaatccataaacaacaaacaacgtATATAACATGGCtagaaacagtttttattaatgGGTtacaacatttataactgcattattaccaaatacaaataattaacACCTGCCATCAGTATTGTTCACAACCTGGCaatccaaaaaatgttttcattaaagacTTATAACTAATCTTGAAAACAGTAGTACATTATTTactaaccattaataaagccattagttacaccCATAAATTACAAAGACTGTATGTTAAGTACTGTATATGTCTTTATATACACTCTGGTTAAAACTTACAAACCCTTTCTTCTTCACCCTAAATGACCTATTAAAAAGTATTATGTAATTTGACCTGGCTAATTCTAATAAAATCCTTTAAAACGTATGAATTACTATCagtccaaataaagtgttactgtgCTATTTGCTTGTATTGCTAAAAGTAAAGCCATGGCAACTGTGATTCAGGGGCTGGGACATGCTTAATACACAAGGATCAGTGTTCCACTGAATTGAAACCAGGACTTCAGGCAACTACTGTAAACAATTAGACGCACTGTTAAAATCTCTGTGTCCACCCAGCACTAGTGATAGGGCTAGAGTTGCCAGTCTGAAGTGGTGGATGCCGGAGGTGGCAGTGTCTGTATGACAGTAGCCAGTACAGCACCTTATCTCAGTGACGGACTGCGTTGGTGTCGATGATCGGGAGGAGATTAACGTTGCTCCTGAGTAATGGCatcagcatttttttaattatcctACAAGTCCTTTAGTCACCCAAAACTGAGCTGAACAGAGGTTTGTTGAATTCACTTCATTTTAGTCTGACCTTTAGCTTATTTCAAGGGCCTTAAAATAATGTGCCCTACTCATGAATAGCAGGGTTGTTTGTATAAAGTTTAAATGCAATTGAGACAGTTTTGTTTGTGATGAGGAGAGTAAGTACTTCCATCCTGTCAGAAAATAATGCTGGTGAGTAAGTCAGTAGTTTCGTAGTTTCAGCACAGTGGAGCTCTGTTAACTAAAGGAGACGTATGAATTGTCCACAGCAGTAGGCCATCCAGGTCAGAATGTGTGGCGTGTAACTATCGAAGGCTGTTAATGCTTGCTTTCCTGAGTGtgtattgatattttatcaCACACCTCAGTTCTTTGTCTCATGACTATGTTATAACACCCCTTTTGTGGGGGACTGGTAGCCATCTGGGACAGGATGCAGTAAAACAAACTTCCTGAATCTGGTTTTAATAGGAAAGAGAAGGATTATTTTTTACCCTGTCTATCCTGTTTCCTTATAGTTAACAGTACGTTTAGCTTTAAGTCTTTCTAAATCTGGTAGGGCTCATCATATGGCAAAGATTTTCTCTGCCTTCCTTATCAAGTTGCTGATATTCTCAATAGTATGGcaactaaaataaaactaatgtaCAGCTGACTGTTAGTGCTCACAATGCTTTACTAGGCATTATTAGCAAGTTATGTGTAGTTTTAGTGTAATGGTCTTATCTGTGCatgtacaatatgtgtgtgtcaagCTAATGTTTCAGACTAAGATGCAAGTTTGCATTGACATCAAATGCAGCGGCAGTGTGTGTATATCCTTCTCCAATTCAGTCTTTCTTCTCCAACAGAGACTTCCTTCCACGGGGTTCAGGAATTGTCACTCGCAGACCTTTAATCCTCCAGCTGCTTAGTGCTAACACAGGTAGGTAAGACACACTCATATTCACTCATGCAGCTTGTGCATTGTCATTCTTAAGCTTGTGTTTAAAGCGGCCACCAGATGGCAGTATGATATTTTATAATGGCTGAGCCTGACTGGTGGGACAGTGCTGGAATTGTCATCTTATGGTCAGAACATTTAGATTGTGTCCTGTATTTTTTAGCCCTCAAACAATCTTAAATGGCTTTTAGAAACTTGCCGGAAGAGTACaattacaaataaacttgacttaaTTACAATAGCATTTATGTTTCCTTCTATATTATACTGTGCCCTTGTGGCCTGACTCACAAATTTTGATGCACTGGATGAGTTTGATATTCCAAAGATCCTCCAAAATTATGATCACATTATGAATctatcattgtttttttttttctttccagagTACGGTGAATTTCTCCATTGTAAGGGAAAGAAGTTCACAGACTTTGATGAGATCCGCAAGGAGATCGAGGCAGAGACACGCAGACTCACAGGATCCAATAAAGGCATCTCTCCTGTCCCCATCAACCTACGGATTTATTCACCACACGGTAACACAGTGTGTATTTGGGTGTGTTTGACATGACATATCCATTCACGCAAAGTTTATTTCTCTGATGAATGGACCTGTGTGCTTATTTGtactctgcgtgtgtgtgtttgcagtgttgaACCTGACTCTTGTGGACCTGCCTGGCATCACCAAGGTGCCTGTAGGCGACCAGCCAACAGACATAGAGTACCAGATACGAGACATGATCATGCAGTTCATCTGTAAGGAAAACTGTCTCATCCTGGCTGTCACGCCAGCCAACACTGACCTGGCCAACTCTGATGCACTCAAACTGGCCAAAGATGTTGACCCACATGGTAAGCTACATGTGTGGTGGGCTTGTATAGTCTGTGGGGTTTTATTATGTACTCAGAAAATGGCTCTACACCCTGATGTCTTTATGGGGATTAATTATCACATTATTATAATGAAAGTGTTTATGTCTAAAAGGTTGAAGGGGTTGTCATATATTATTCATACTTCCACAGAATTTGAAATCATATTTGGAGGCTATAAAATTTCCtctatttttcatctttctttcagGCCAGCGTACAATTGGTGTAATTACTAAGCTGGACCTGATGGATGAAGGAACAGATGCCCGGGAAATACTAGAGAACAGGTTGCTTCCACTACGCAGAGGTGTGCTGCTTGTGTctgtgggcatgtgtgtgtgcacgtgtgcttgtgtgtgttcagccaCCTAGCAGTAAAGTAGTCACACTGCAGTGGAGGCTCTTCGGAGAGGACTGACATTATGATTGTGTCTGTTATCAGCAGCCAGAGGCTTGGTCTCGGTCCAGCTCTCATtcccttctgttttttttccctctttctctccatctgactctttctttctgtctcctttgtTCACTATCTTTCTGTTTATCCATGTACAGTATCTCTTTAGCTTGTGCCATGTGTTGAAAGATGGTCTTGCACTTTGTATGACATCACAGTAGTACCACTGAGTGTGTCTGCACATTTGttcttgtgtgtatgtatacgagagaaagaaagggagacagagatgatATTAATGCCtagtaaaagtgtgtgtgtgtgtgtgtgtgtgtgagagtaagagagagagagaggcagggaaaAAAGGCAAGGCAGGGAGCTCCTGTGACAGTGTACAGACTGAGTAAAGCACCACCAGGTGCTAGCTCCTTCATGCTTGTCCTACAGTGCTAATGCATTAGCCATGGAAGCCCACTGAAATAACCGCCCTAGTCGCAGCATAGAGCTGAAGCATTAGATATGGAGTCTGGCGCTATTACATCTATTACTGTACTAAATAGGGGATTTGGCTCGCTTTATACCACATGCTCTGCTGTTGCACAAACATATTCATTTCCTGCTTGTATGCTACAGTCTAAATGGAACAAATGGTGGTCTGGGAAGAGTTCCCAAGGACACGTCAGAAAATGCAAGTTGAATCTGTCTTACATCAGAGTCCTTGATTGTTCCTTTAATCTGTTGCACATTGTCTTCTTTACAATGATCACATGCTCTTCATTTCCCTTCTCATCTCTTCCTCCCCAGGTTACATAGGGGTGGTGAACCGGAGTCAGAAGGACATTGATGGGAAAAAGGATATTAAGGCAGCTCTGCTTGCAGAGCAGAAGTTCTTCCTGTCCCATCCGGCCTACAAACACATGGCTGAAAGCATGGGCACCCCATATTTACAAAGAATGCTTAACCAGGTTAaaaatgcatgtacacacacacacgcacacacacacacccacacacacagaaagaagtAAATTTATGAATATGTATTGTTACTGATAATGTTTGTTTGCAGCAACTGACAAACCACATCCGGGACACACTGCCAGCCTTCCGTAGCCGTCTGCAGAGCCAGCTTCTGGCCTTGAACAAAGAGGCTGAAGAGTACAGACAGTACAGTCCTGATGACTCTGCACGCAGGACCAAGACACTGCTACAGTGAGTCAGTCAATCattctggatgtgtgtgtgtgtgtgtgtgtacccatttattgttattattatttatatgtcAGTGTTTCTTCTGGTCTGCATGTTTCTGTCTTCCAGGTTAGTTCAGCGCTTGGCTGTTGACTTTGAGAAGCTAATCGAGGGCTCAGGTGACAAAGTAGACACCGTTAATCTGTCAGGCGGTGCTAGGATCAACCGAATCTTCCACGAGCGCTTCCCCTATGAACTGGTgaaggtgcgtgtgtgtgattcTGTATATGATTTTTGCTTGTATTTGTGCATATGTAGTGCTTGTCATATAGTAGCTCCATGAATACTGTATGAGCATCAATAATTGTGATTCTAAATTGTAATGCTCCTCAGCCAAGTGCTCGACTCTGACTGACAATGTACTGTGTTTGTCTTCAGATTAAGTCTGATGAGAAGAAGATGCGGCGGGAGATCAACTATGCCATCAGAAACATCCATGGTGTCAGGTGTAGTATAGTGTTCTGAGAAAATACTAAATGCCTGTCAAATGCTTTTTagatcatttacattttttgtttgctgCAGCCAATcgacctttttgttttgttttgttcgtTTCCTCCATCTGCCTCTCTTTCCCTATAGGACGGGTCTGTTCACTCCTGACATGGCCTTTGAAGCCATAGTGAAGAAACAGATATCAAGTCTAAAGGGGCCGTGTATTAAATTTGTTGACATGGTCAGTCAAGAACTAATCACCACTGTGTACCA contains:
- the dnm3a gene encoding dynamin 3a isoform X6 → MGNRGMEDLIPLVNRLQNALGSVGQSCSLHLPQIAVVGGQSSGKSSVLENFVGRDFLPRGSGIVTRRPLILQLLSANTEYGEFLHCKGKKFTDFDEIRKEIEAETRRLTGSNKGISPVPINLRIYSPHVLNLTLVDLPGITKVPVGDQPTDIEYQIRDMIMQFICKENCLILAVTPANTDLANSDALKLAKDVDPHGQRTIGVITKLDLMDEGTDAREILENRLLPLRRGYIGVVNRSQKDIDGKKDIKAALLAEQKFFLSHPAYKHMAESMGTPYLQRMLNQQLTNHIRDTLPAFRSRLQSQLLALNKEAEEYRQYSPDDSARRTKTLLQLVQRLAVDFEKLIEGSGDKVDTVNLSGGARINRIFHERFPYELVKIKSDEKKMRREINYAIRNIHGVRTGLFTPDMAFEAIVKKQISSLKGPCIKFVDMVSQELITTVYQCINKLSSFPKLQDETERIVTTEIQQQESKCRDQVLLLIDIQLAYINTKHEDFIGFTNAQQAYNQSNKKSVAGMARNQGVAPLSTLIVVRKGWLTISNIGIMKGGAKEYWFILTAESLSWFKDDEAFGAAHSDTAGAAPSQTETHRHARTNTHSGTELYIQCTVHMQSLM